A window of the Arachis duranensis cultivar V14167 chromosome 5, aradu.V14167.gnm2.J7QH, whole genome shotgun sequence genome harbors these coding sequences:
- the LOC107491282 gene encoding leucoanthocyanidin reductase isoform X2 codes for MTVSSATIPSATKARILVIGATGFMGQFVTKASLAFGHPTCLLVRPSHTMHSKAALLKSFQDKGATLIHGVINDKDQMERILKDNEIEIVISLVGGGNVLDQITLIDAMKSVKTIKRFLPSEFGHDVDRAEPVEPGLTMYKEKRVVRRMVEESGIPFTNICCNSIASWPYYDNCHPSKLPPPTDQFQIYGDGNIKAYFVDGNDIGRLTMKAVDDVRTLNKNVHFRPSMNCYSVNELASLWEKKIGRTIPRVTISEDDLLAAAAANLIPESIVASFTHDIFIKGCQVNFSTDGSNDVEIGTLYPDEKFRCLEDCFEDFVPMIRDKILGGPNDELAKTNNKSLLEAVPITAMG; via the exons ATGACTGTGTCGAGCGCCACCATTCCTTCAGCCACCAAGGCTCGGATTCTGGTCATCGGAGCGACCGGCTTTATGGGTCAATTTGTGACAAAGGCGAGTCTTGCCTTCGGACATCCCACTTGTTTGCTGGTTCGGCCTTCCCATACAATGCACTCCAAGGCTGCCCTTCTCAAATCCTTTCAGGATAAAGGTGCCACACTCATTCAT GGGGTAATAAATGATAAGGATCAAATGGAGAGAATTTTGAAAGACAATGAGATAGAGATTGTCATTTCTCTTGTTGGAGGGGGCAATGTTCTGGACCAGATTACTTTAATAGATGCCATGAAATCTGTGAAGACTATCAAG AGGTTTTTGCCATCAGAGTTTGGGCATGACGTGGACAGGGCAGAGCCTGTGGAGCCAGGGCTAACAATGTACAAAGAGAAGCGCGTAGTTAGACGCATGGTTGAAGAGAGTGGGATCCCCTTCACCAACATCTGTTGCAATTCCATTGCTTCTTGGCCTTACTATGACAATTGTCATCCTTCTAAGCTCCCTCCTCCCACGGACCAATTTCAAATTTATGGTGATGGCAACATTAAAG CTTACTTTGTTGATGGAAATGATATTGGAAGGTTGACAATGAAAGCAGTTGATGATGTTAGAACACTGAACAAAAACGTTCATTTTAGACCCTCAATGAATTGTTACAGCGTCAACGAGCTTGCTTCTTTATGGGAAAAGAAAATTGGTCGAACAATTCCCAGAGTCACCATCTCAGAAGATGATCTTCTTGCTGCAGCTGCAG CGAACTTGATACCTGAAAGCATTGTAGCCTCATTCACGCATGACATTTTCATCAAGGGTTGCCAAGTTAACTTCAGCACAGATGGCTCAAATGATGTTGAAATTGGAACACTGTACCCTGATGAAAAGTTCCGATGCTTGGAGGATTGCTTTGAGGATTTTGTTCCCATGATCCGTGACAAGATTCTTGGAGGCCCAAATGATGAACTTGCCAAAACCAATAATAAGTCATTGCTAGAAGCTGTGCCAATCACAGCTATGGGCTGA
- the LOC107491282 gene encoding leucoanthocyanidin reductase isoform X1, whose protein sequence is MTVSSATIPSATKARILVIGATGFMGQFVTKASLAFGHPTCLLVRPSHTMHSKAALLKSFQDKGATLIHGVINDKDQMERILKDNEIEIVISLVGGGNVLDQITLIDAMKSVKTIKRFLPSEFGHDVDRAEPVEPGLTMYKEKRVVRRMVEESGIPFTNICCNSIASWPYYDNCHPSKLPPPTDQFQIYGDGNIKVSCAAYFVDGNDIGRLTMKAVDDVRTLNKNVHFRPSMNCYSVNELASLWEKKIGRTIPRVTISEDDLLAAAAANLIPESIVASFTHDIFIKGCQVNFSTDGSNDVEIGTLYPDEKFRCLEDCFEDFVPMIRDKILGGPNDELAKTNNKSLLEAVPITAMG, encoded by the exons ATGACTGTGTCGAGCGCCACCATTCCTTCAGCCACCAAGGCTCGGATTCTGGTCATCGGAGCGACCGGCTTTATGGGTCAATTTGTGACAAAGGCGAGTCTTGCCTTCGGACATCCCACTTGTTTGCTGGTTCGGCCTTCCCATACAATGCACTCCAAGGCTGCCCTTCTCAAATCCTTTCAGGATAAAGGTGCCACACTCATTCAT GGGGTAATAAATGATAAGGATCAAATGGAGAGAATTTTGAAAGACAATGAGATAGAGATTGTCATTTCTCTTGTTGGAGGGGGCAATGTTCTGGACCAGATTACTTTAATAGATGCCATGAAATCTGTGAAGACTATCAAG AGGTTTTTGCCATCAGAGTTTGGGCATGACGTGGACAGGGCAGAGCCTGTGGAGCCAGGGCTAACAATGTACAAAGAGAAGCGCGTAGTTAGACGCATGGTTGAAGAGAGTGGGATCCCCTTCACCAACATCTGTTGCAATTCCATTGCTTCTTGGCCTTACTATGACAATTGTCATCCTTCTAAGCTCCCTCCTCCCACGGACCAATTTCAAATTTATGGTGATGGCAACATTAAAG TTTCATGTGCAGCTTACTTTGTTGATGGAAATGATATTGGAAGGTTGACAATGAAAGCAGTTGATGATGTTAGAACACTGAACAAAAACGTTCATTTTAGACCCTCAATGAATTGTTACAGCGTCAACGAGCTTGCTTCTTTATGGGAAAAGAAAATTGGTCGAACAATTCCCAGAGTCACCATCTCAGAAGATGATCTTCTTGCTGCAGCTGCAG CGAACTTGATACCTGAAAGCATTGTAGCCTCATTCACGCATGACATTTTCATCAAGGGTTGCCAAGTTAACTTCAGCACAGATGGCTCAAATGATGTTGAAATTGGAACACTGTACCCTGATGAAAAGTTCCGATGCTTGGAGGATTGCTTTGAGGATTTTGTTCCCATGATCCGTGACAAGATTCTTGGAGGCCCAAATGATGAACTTGCCAAAACCAATAATAAGTCATTGCTAGAAGCTGTGCCAATCACAGCTATGGGCTGA